From the genome of Mycobacterium dioxanotrophicus, one region includes:
- a CDS encoding 2Fe-2S iron-sulfur cluster-binding protein, translating into MNASLRTPAGGRIDRNTVHTFTFNDRELTGHAGDTLASALLANGVHQVATSIKLGRPRGFTSAWAEDTGGLVQIEHPFPEPMLLATTVELFDGLVARGLPGQGRLAETADPARYDATHVHTDVLVAGAGPAGLAAALTAARAGARVVLLDEQSEAGGALLGSTDTIDGKPALEWVADATAELATYPEVLHLQRTTAFGHYDDGFVLAVQRRTDHLGAAAPAEISRQRVWRIRARQVIVAAGAHERPVVFTDNDRPGIMLAGGARTFLNRYGVKVGEQAVVFTTNDSAYLAAFELHDAGVTVNAIVDARPDVAARLHDECADRGIELRTDSVVRGTRGQDRVSHALVARSGSTHAVSVACDVLLVSGGWNPAVHLFSQARGVLRYDEALGAFVPGEPMSGVHVAGSANGVFNLPGCLRSGREAATAAIGALGFTADSEPLAGEADSTPDGDAGMVLWQVADPAGTASQFVDVQRDATVADIERAVGAGMRSMEHIKRYTTIGTAHDQGKTSGVVASGITSDLLGVPVADLGVTTFRAPYTPVAFAALAGRNRGHMFDPERVTAVHDWHVARGAVFEDVGQWKRPRYYPVNGESMETAVLRECASTRGGVGILDGSTLGKIDVQGRDAGAFLDLLYTNLMSTLKVGMLRYGVMCGIDGMVIDDGTVMRLADDRFQVFTTTGGAAHILEWMEEWLQTEWPHLRVRMTSVTEQWHTFPVVGPKSRDVIGAVFGDVDVSNEAFPFMAWRDTTLDGVHVRIGRVSFSGELAYEVNVTGWHATAVWERLIAAGEPYGITPYGTETMHVLRAEKGYPIIGQDTDGTVTPQDLGMNWVVSKKKPDFIGKRSFTRAENLNPLRKQFVGLLPVDAQTVLPEGAQIIETCADGVLPPPPVPMLGQVTSSYRSAELGRPFALALVKGGHARIGETLHVPVDGRLVSVEVTSSVLVDPEGARRDG; encoded by the coding sequence ATGAACGCATCATTGCGCACCCCCGCCGGTGGCCGTATCGACCGGAACACCGTGCACACCTTCACTTTCAACGATCGTGAACTGACCGGACACGCCGGCGACACGCTCGCCTCGGCCCTGCTGGCCAACGGCGTGCACCAGGTGGCGACCAGCATCAAGCTGGGCCGGCCCCGCGGCTTCACCTCGGCCTGGGCCGAGGACACCGGCGGACTGGTCCAGATCGAGCACCCCTTCCCCGAGCCGATGCTCCTCGCGACCACCGTCGAGCTGTTCGACGGGCTCGTCGCGCGCGGCCTCCCGGGCCAGGGCCGGCTGGCCGAAACCGCCGACCCGGCACGGTACGACGCCACCCACGTCCACACCGATGTGCTGGTCGCAGGCGCCGGGCCGGCCGGCCTGGCCGCCGCACTGACCGCGGCCCGCGCGGGTGCGCGGGTGGTGCTGCTCGACGAACAGAGCGAAGCCGGTGGCGCCCTGCTGGGCAGCACCGACACCATCGACGGCAAGCCCGCCCTGGAGTGGGTCGCCGATGCCACCGCCGAGCTGGCCACCTACCCCGAGGTGTTGCACCTGCAGCGCACCACCGCGTTCGGTCACTACGACGACGGCTTCGTGCTCGCGGTGCAGCGCCGCACCGACCACCTCGGTGCCGCGGCCCCCGCGGAGATCAGCCGCCAGCGGGTCTGGCGCATCCGTGCCCGGCAGGTCATCGTCGCCGCCGGGGCACACGAGCGTCCGGTGGTCTTCACCGACAACGACCGGCCCGGCATCATGCTGGCCGGCGGTGCGCGCACCTTCCTGAACCGCTACGGCGTCAAGGTCGGCGAGCAGGCGGTGGTGTTCACCACCAACGACAGCGCTTACCTGGCGGCCTTCGAGCTGCACGACGCCGGCGTGACGGTCAACGCGATCGTCGACGCGCGTCCCGACGTCGCCGCGCGCCTGCACGACGAATGCGCCGACCGCGGCATCGAGCTGCGGACCGACTCGGTGGTCCGCGGAACCCGCGGCCAGGACCGCGTCAGCCACGCGCTCGTCGCCCGCTCCGGCAGCACCCATGCCGTCTCGGTGGCCTGCGACGTGCTGCTCGTCAGCGGCGGCTGGAACCCGGCGGTGCACCTGTTCAGCCAGGCCCGCGGCGTCCTGCGCTACGACGAGGCCCTGGGCGCGTTCGTGCCCGGTGAGCCCATGTCCGGTGTACACGTCGCAGGCTCTGCCAACGGTGTGTTCAACCTGCCCGGCTGCCTGCGCAGCGGACGCGAGGCCGCGACGGCAGCAATCGGTGCGCTCGGATTCACCGCCGACTCCGAACCGCTTGCCGGCGAAGCTGATTCGACGCCAGACGGCGATGCCGGCATGGTGCTGTGGCAGGTTGCCGATCCGGCAGGCACGGCCAGCCAGTTCGTCGACGTCCAGCGCGACGCCACCGTGGCGGACATCGAGCGCGCGGTCGGCGCGGGCATGCGGTCGATGGAGCACATCAAGCGCTACACCACCATCGGCACCGCCCACGATCAGGGCAAGACGTCCGGCGTGGTGGCCTCGGGCATCACGTCCGACCTGCTCGGTGTCCCGGTCGCCGACCTGGGTGTCACCACTTTCCGCGCGCCCTACACCCCGGTGGCGTTCGCAGCCCTCGCGGGCCGCAACCGCGGCCACATGTTCGACCCGGAACGCGTTACCGCCGTGCATGATTGGCACGTCGCCCGCGGAGCGGTGTTCGAAGACGTGGGCCAGTGGAAGCGGCCGCGCTACTACCCGGTGAATGGCGAAAGCATGGAGACCGCGGTGCTGCGCGAGTGCGCGTCGACCCGCGGCGGTGTCGGCATCCTGGACGGCTCCACCCTCGGCAAGATCGACGTACAGGGCCGTGACGCCGGCGCATTCCTCGACCTGCTCTACACGAACCTGATGAGCACGCTCAAGGTCGGCATGCTGCGCTACGGCGTGATGTGCGGTATCGACGGCATGGTGATCGACGACGGCACCGTGATGCGGTTGGCCGACGACCGATTCCAGGTGTTCACCACCACCGGTGGCGCCGCCCACATCCTGGAGTGGATGGAGGAATGGCTGCAGACCGAGTGGCCGCACCTGCGGGTCCGGATGACCTCGGTCACCGAGCAGTGGCACACCTTCCCGGTCGTCGGCCCCAAGTCCCGCGACGTGATCGGTGCCGTCTTCGGCGACGTGGACGTCAGCAACGAGGCGTTCCCGTTCATGGCGTGGCGCGACACGACCCTGGACGGCGTGCACGTCCGGATCGGGCGCGTCAGCTTCTCCGGTGAACTGGCCTACGAGGTCAACGTCACCGGCTGGCATGCGACCGCGGTGTGGGAGCGCCTGATCGCCGCCGGCGAGCCCTACGGCATCACCCCGTACGGCACCGAGACCATGCACGTGCTGCGCGCCGAGAAGGGCTACCCGATCATCGGGCAAGACACCGACGGCACCGTGACACCACAGGATCTCGGCATGAACTGGGTGGTGTCGAAGAAGAAGCCGGACTTCATCGGCAAGCGGTCGTTCACCCGCGCCGAGAACCTCAACCCGCTGCGCAAGCAGTTCGTCGGGCTGCTGCCCGTCGACGCGCAGACCGTGCTTCCCGAGGGTGCCCAGATCATCGAGACCTGCGCCGACGGCGTACTTCCCCCACCGCCGGTGCCGATGCTCGGCCAGGTCACGTCCAGCTACCGCAGCGCGGAACTGGGCCGGCCGTTCGCCCTTGCCCTGGTCAAGGGCGGGCACGCCCGCATCGGAGAAACCCTGCACGTTCCCGTGGACGGCAGGCTGGTGTCCGTCGAGGTCACCAGCAGCGTCCTGGTCGATCCCGAAGGAGCACGCCGCGATGGCTGA
- the glyA gene encoding serine hydroxymethyltransferase: MGVQTEAAHGTVLGQSLADADPEVYAAVTAEQRRQESTLEMIASENFAPLSVMEAQGSVLTNKYAEGYPGRRYYGGCEHVDVVEQLAIDRIKALFGAEYANVQPHSGAQANAAAMAALLQPGDTILGLALAHGGHLTHGMHLNFSGKLYNVAAYHVREDDHRVDMAQVEELAREHRPKVIIAGWSAYPRQLDFAEFRRIADEVGAYLMVDMAHFAGLVAAGLHPSPVPHAHVVTSTTHKTLGGPRGGIILTNDAALAKKFNSSVFPGQQGGPLEHVIAAKAVSFKLAGEPEFRERQQRTLEGAKILADRLLQEDSRKAGINVVSGGTDVHLVLVDLRESELDGKQAEDRLHRVGITVNRNAVPFDPRPPMVSSGVRIGTPALATRGFDLDAFREVADIISLALRPDTDDAGLAALRDRVDALAARFPLYPSLTKAAQ, from the coding sequence ATGGGTGTTCAAACAGAGGCCGCGCACGGCACCGTCTTGGGCCAGTCCCTCGCCGACGCCGACCCGGAGGTCTACGCCGCCGTCACCGCCGAGCAGCGCCGCCAGGAAAGCACCCTGGAAATGATCGCCAGCGAGAACTTCGCACCGCTGTCGGTGATGGAAGCCCAGGGCAGCGTGCTGACCAACAAGTACGCCGAGGGGTACCCCGGCCGGCGCTACTACGGCGGCTGCGAGCACGTCGACGTCGTCGAGCAGCTGGCCATCGACCGGATCAAGGCCCTGTTCGGCGCCGAGTACGCCAACGTCCAGCCCCACTCGGGCGCGCAGGCCAACGCGGCCGCCATGGCCGCCCTGCTGCAGCCCGGCGACACCATCCTCGGCCTGGCCCTGGCCCACGGCGGTCACCTGACCCACGGCATGCACCTGAACTTCTCCGGCAAGCTGTACAACGTCGCCGCCTACCACGTGCGTGAGGACGACCACCGCGTCGACATGGCTCAGGTGGAAGAGCTTGCGCGCGAACACCGTCCGAAGGTCATCATCGCCGGATGGTCGGCCTACCCGCGGCAGCTCGACTTCGCGGAATTCCGCCGGATCGCCGACGAGGTGGGCGCCTACCTCATGGTCGACATGGCACACTTCGCCGGACTCGTCGCGGCCGGGCTTCACCCGTCGCCCGTGCCGCACGCTCACGTCGTCACCTCGACGACCCATAAGACTCTCGGCGGCCCCCGCGGCGGCATCATCCTGACCAACGATGCGGCGCTGGCCAAGAAGTTCAACTCCTCGGTGTTCCCCGGCCAGCAGGGCGGCCCGCTGGAGCACGTCATCGCCGCCAAGGCCGTGTCGTTCAAGCTGGCAGGCGAGCCGGAGTTCCGCGAGCGCCAGCAGCGCACCCTGGAAGGCGCGAAGATCCTGGCCGACCGTCTGCTGCAAGAGGATTCCCGCAAGGCAGGCATCAACGTGGTCTCCGGCGGCACCGACGTGCACCTGGTCCTGGTCGACCTGCGCGAATCCGAACTCGACGGCAAGCAGGCCGAGGACCGGCTGCACCGGGTCGGAATCACCGTGAACCGCAACGCCGTTCCGTTCGACCCCCGACCGCCGATGGTCAGCTCCGGCGTGCGGATCGGCACCCCCGCACTGGCTACGCGGGGATTCGACCTCGACGCGTTCCGTGAGGTCGCCGACATCATCAGCCTGGCCCTGCGGCCCGACACCGACGACGCCGGCCTGGCCGCTCTGCGCGACCGCGTCGACGCCCTGGCCGCCCGCTTCCCGCTCTACCCCTCCCTGACGAAGGCCGCACAGTGA
- a CDS encoding heavy metal-binding domain-containing protein — protein sequence MQPNPLDPVAGERLSHADRIFTSDLTVNEFVLLHGAGFEPIDLVMGVSVYHVGFQFSGLRQQMELTVLTEATYRARWNAMARMQAEADNVGADGVVGVELYWRAHGESGEHLEFIAVGTAVRYAAQPGAFRRPNGQAFSSHLSGQDLITLLRAGWAPVAFVMGNCVFHVAAQGFLQTMRQIGQNVEMPQWTQGNYQARELAMSRMQAEAERDGAKGVVGVFTAVDNYCWGFHTLEFYAAGTAVRQTGAGEAIEPSFVLPMSG from the coding sequence ATGCAACCCAACCCTCTCGACCCCGTCGCCGGTGAGCGGCTGTCGCACGCCGACCGCATCTTCACCTCCGATCTGACGGTCAACGAATTCGTCCTGCTGCACGGGGCCGGATTCGAACCCATCGACCTCGTGATGGGTGTGTCGGTCTATCACGTGGGCTTCCAGTTCAGCGGGCTGCGGCAGCAGATGGAGCTGACCGTGCTCACCGAGGCGACCTACCGGGCCCGCTGGAATGCCATGGCGCGCATGCAGGCCGAGGCCGACAATGTCGGCGCTGACGGTGTCGTCGGCGTCGAGTTGTACTGGCGCGCACACGGTGAATCCGGGGAGCACCTGGAGTTCATCGCCGTCGGGACCGCGGTACGCTACGCCGCGCAGCCGGGGGCGTTCCGCCGTCCCAACGGCCAGGCCTTCAGCAGTCATCTCTCGGGGCAGGACCTGATCACGCTGCTGCGGGCCGGGTGGGCCCCGGTCGCGTTCGTGATGGGCAACTGCGTCTTCCACGTCGCGGCCCAGGGCTTCCTGCAGACCATGCGCCAGATCGGGCAGAACGTCGAGATGCCGCAGTGGACCCAGGGCAACTATCAGGCCCGGGAACTGGCGATGTCACGTATGCAGGCCGAGGCCGAACGCGACGGTGCCAAAGGCGTGGTCGGTGTGTTCACCGCGGTGGACAACTACTGCTGGGGCTTTCACACGCTGGAGTTCTACGCCGCGGGCACCGCGGTGCGCCAGACCGGAGCCGGCGAGGCCATCGAACCGTCGTTCGTCCTGCCGATGAGCGGATAG
- a CDS encoding GntR family transcriptional regulator: protein MAIISIGSESAPASLADRAYLALRDQLTTLQIRPGEPIDDIRVASELDVGRTPVREALKRLEDDRLVISYPRRGTFATGVEITDLAYINEIRLQLEPLAARRAAERASAAQRDELQALLDAYKTVEDLPTDPTELMRLDITIHRSIYRAAGNPHLEDVLVRYHNLVTRIFCLFLERLTDVAEHINEHSAILSAIITGDGDAAAELTLQHVTGFEVGVRAVI from the coding sequence GTGGCGATCATCTCCATCGGCTCAGAATCCGCACCGGCCTCGCTGGCCGACCGTGCGTACCTGGCCCTGCGAGACCAGCTCACCACGCTGCAGATCAGGCCGGGTGAGCCCATCGACGACATCCGGGTGGCCAGCGAACTCGACGTCGGCCGCACTCCGGTGCGCGAGGCGCTCAAGCGCCTCGAAGACGATCGCCTCGTCATCTCCTACCCCCGCCGCGGAACGTTCGCCACGGGCGTGGAGATCACCGATCTGGCCTATATCAACGAGATTCGACTGCAGCTCGAACCCCTGGCCGCCCGGCGCGCGGCCGAGCGTGCCAGCGCCGCCCAGCGCGACGAGTTGCAGGCACTGCTGGACGCGTACAAGACGGTCGAGGATCTGCCGACCGATCCGACCGAATTGATGCGGCTCGACATCACCATCCACCGCAGCATCTACCGCGCGGCGGGCAATCCACATCTGGAAGACGTGCTGGTTCGCTACCACAACCTCGTGACGCGGATCTTCTGCCTGTTCCTCGAGCGGCTCACCGACGTCGCCGAGCACATCAACGAGCATTCGGCCATCCTGTCGGCCATCATCACCGGCGACGGCGATGCCGCCGCCGAACTCACACTGCAGCACGTGACCGGCTTCGAGGTCGGAGTGCGCGCCGTCATCTGA
- a CDS encoding sarcosine oxidase subunit delta, with the protein MQLIECPWCGPREETEFHYGGQAHVAYPEDPQALTDEEWGHYVFFRNNPKGLFAERWTHSAGCRRWFNALRDTATYRFHRVYRTDEQKPTI; encoded by the coding sequence ATGCAACTCATCGAATGCCCGTGGTGCGGGCCGCGCGAGGAGACCGAGTTCCATTACGGCGGACAGGCACACGTCGCCTACCCCGAGGATCCCCAGGCTCTCACCGACGAAGAGTGGGGCCACTACGTGTTCTTCCGCAACAATCCCAAGGGATTGTTCGCCGAGCGCTGGACCCACAGCGCAGGCTGCCGGCGCTGGTTCAACGCGCTGCGCGACACCGCCACCTACCGATTCCACCGCGTCTACCGCACCGACGAGCAGAAGCCGACAATCTGA
- a CDS encoding DUF5073 family protein, translated as MSTFDALRVSRTVTAALDGPGGVGLVVAVFAGVPGVVHTPAQRGMFRSAPERIQIADWRYELGRDGRLHTAHVVNGIVIAEEALAAAAVGPHIARALGQLVGGYGDTIVPNIDAALEVLQPGTGAWPAQ; from the coding sequence GTGAGCACGTTCGACGCCCTACGGGTCAGCCGGACGGTCACGGCCGCACTCGACGGGCCGGGCGGGGTGGGACTCGTCGTCGCCGTGTTCGCCGGGGTGCCCGGCGTGGTGCACACGCCGGCGCAGCGGGGCATGTTCCGGTCGGCCCCGGAGCGGATCCAGATCGCCGACTGGCGTTACGAACTGGGACGTGACGGGCGGCTGCACACCGCCCATGTCGTCAATGGCATCGTCATCGCCGAAGAGGCCCTGGCGGCCGCGGCGGTCGGGCCGCACATCGCCCGCGCGCTGGGGCAGCTGGTGGGCGGATACGGCGACACCATTGTGCCGAACATCGATGCGGCACTGGAGGTTCTGCAGCCTGGCACCGGCGCGTGGCCGGCTCAGTGA
- a CDS encoding sarcosine oxidase subunit beta family protein: MTTASTTPPGAHLPEHPDFLWRTPEPKKSYDVVIVGGGGHGLSTAHYLAKNHGITNVAVLERGWLAGGNMARNTTLIRSNYLWDESARIYEHALKLWEGLEDDLDYPILFSQRGVLNLAHSLQDVRDSVRRVEANKLNGIDAEWVDPKQVKELCPIVNISDDIRYPVLGATYQPRAGIAKHDYVAWGFARRADEAGIDIVQNCEVTGFSTDGDRVTGVRTTRGDIAAGQVLLCAAGHTSTLTDMLGIRTPLQSHPLQALVSELLEPVHPTIVMSNAVHVYVSQAHKGELVMGAGVDSYNGYGQRGAFHIIERQMAAAVELFPVFARAHLLRTWAGIVDVCPDASPIVGRAGYENLYLNAGWGTGGFKVTPGIGWCLADTIANGREHEYVAPFSLDRFITGALVDEHGAAGVAH, translated from the coding sequence GTGACAACAGCTTCCACGACCCCGCCCGGTGCCCACCTTCCGGAGCACCCCGATTTCCTCTGGCGCACGCCGGAACCCAAGAAGTCCTACGACGTCGTCATCGTCGGCGGCGGCGGGCACGGCCTGTCCACCGCTCACTATCTGGCGAAGAACCACGGCATCACCAATGTCGCGGTGCTGGAGCGCGGCTGGCTGGCCGGCGGCAACATGGCCCGCAACACCACGCTGATCCGGTCCAACTACCTGTGGGACGAGAGCGCCCGCATCTACGAGCACGCTCTGAAGCTGTGGGAAGGCCTCGAAGACGACCTCGACTACCCGATCCTGTTCAGCCAGCGCGGCGTGCTCAACCTCGCGCACAGCCTGCAGGATGTCCGCGACAGCGTGCGGCGCGTGGAGGCCAACAAGCTCAACGGGATCGACGCCGAGTGGGTCGATCCCAAACAGGTCAAAGAGCTGTGCCCGATCGTCAACATCTCTGACGACATCCGGTACCCGGTGCTCGGCGCGACGTATCAGCCGCGCGCCGGTATCGCCAAACACGATTACGTGGCATGGGGATTCGCGCGCCGTGCTGACGAGGCCGGCATCGACATCGTCCAGAACTGTGAAGTCACCGGGTTCTCCACCGACGGCGACCGGGTCACCGGCGTGCGCACCACCCGTGGTGACATCGCGGCCGGGCAGGTCCTGTTGTGTGCCGCTGGGCACACCTCGACCCTGACCGACATGCTCGGCATCCGCACGCCGCTGCAGAGCCATCCCCTGCAGGCGCTCGTCTCCGAACTCCTCGAGCCGGTGCATCCCACGATCGTCATGTCGAATGCCGTGCACGTCTACGTCTCTCAGGCGCACAAGGGCGAGCTGGTCATGGGCGCGGGTGTCGACTCCTACAACGGGTACGGCCAGCGCGGTGCGTTCCACATCATCGAACGCCAGATGGCTGCCGCGGTGGAATTGTTCCCGGTCTTCGCCAGGGCGCACCTGCTGCGCACCTGGGCGGGCATCGTCGACGTCTGCCCGGACGCGTCGCCCATCGTGGGCCGCGCCGGCTACGAGAACCTCTACCTCAACGCCGGTTGGGGCACAGGAGGTTTCAAGGTGACCCCCGGCATCGGCTGGTGCCTGGCGGACACGATCGCCAACGGCCGCGAGCACGAGTACGTCGCCCCGTTCAGCCTCGACCGATTCATCACCGGCGCGCTGGTCGATGAGCACGGCGCCGCCGGCGTCGCCCACTAG
- a CDS encoding DMT family transporter, whose product MSSTTRAALCGSLGMTFVGGSVAVSGMLAGAPLLTAQALRYALACALLLGWVRLTGGTVRRPRGNEWLWLAGITVSGLVLFNIALVHGSRHAEPAVLAVAVACVPVALATIGPVLEGRRPTTRLLAAALVVSAGAVVVEGLGNADATGLLWALVVFACEAGFTLLAVPVLGSHGPAGVSVHTTWMAAAMFGILGLSTEGWRAATTFDVGEVMAIGYLAVGVTALAFILWYTCVSRLGAGRAGLLTGLAPVAAAVIGIPVTGSLPTAPVWVGVALIACGLAAGLGATPRPDPETSPDLPAAAPVEV is encoded by the coding sequence ATGTCCAGCACCACCCGCGCAGCGCTTTGCGGCTCCCTCGGTATGACATTCGTCGGCGGCAGCGTCGCGGTCTCCGGGATGCTCGCCGGTGCCCCCTTACTCACCGCTCAGGCACTCCGATACGCGCTCGCATGCGCGCTTCTGCTCGGCTGGGTGCGGCTGACCGGCGGGACCGTGCGACGCCCGCGCGGCAACGAATGGCTCTGGCTCGCGGGTATCACGGTGAGCGGGTTGGTGCTCTTCAACATCGCACTCGTGCACGGCTCGCGGCATGCCGAACCTGCCGTGCTGGCGGTCGCCGTCGCCTGTGTACCGGTGGCGTTGGCGACGATCGGCCCCGTGTTGGAGGGGCGACGGCCTACCACCCGCCTGCTCGCGGCGGCGCTGGTGGTGAGCGCGGGGGCGGTCGTCGTCGAAGGACTCGGCAACGCGGACGCGACGGGCCTGCTGTGGGCGCTCGTCGTCTTCGCGTGCGAGGCGGGATTCACCCTGCTTGCGGTGCCGGTCCTCGGCTCGCACGGCCCGGCCGGGGTGTCGGTGCACACCACCTGGATGGCCGCAGCCATGTTCGGCATACTCGGACTGAGCACCGAAGGTTGGCGTGCGGCAACCACATTCGACGTCGGCGAGGTCATGGCCATCGGCTACCTTGCGGTCGGCGTCACCGCGCTGGCGTTCATCCTGTGGTACACGTGCGTAAGCCGGTTGGGCGCCGGGCGGGCCGGCCTGCTGACCGGGTTGGCCCCGGTCGCCGCGGCGGTGATCGGCATCCCCGTCACCGGATCGTTGCCCACGGCCCCGGTGTGGGTCGGCGTCGCGCTGATCGCATGTGGGCTGGCCGCTGGGCTGGGTGCCACGCCACGACCGGATCCCGAAACGTCACCCGATCTGCCTGCGGCCGCCCCGGTTGAGGTTTAG
- the purU gene encoding formyltetrahydrofolate deformylase: MTTTFTLTLTCPQRPGIVHAITRFLFQHKGDIVEHQQFDDAVRGQLYLRTAFQVDGDCTEDQLIDEFASTADEFGMSFTIRGNRVPRVLVMVSKQGHCLNDLVFRWRSGTLDGELAAVVSNHDDLRSMAEAAGLPFYRIPVTAENKPQAEAQLLKLVDDLDIDLVVLARYMQVLSDEACTALYGRAINIHHSFLPGFKGARPYQQAFQRGVKLVGATAHYVTPELDEGPIIEQEVIRIDHTYDERALATVGRDAEALALARAVRWHCQSRVLLNGHSTVVFR, encoded by the coding sequence GTGACCACCACCTTCACCCTGACCCTGACCTGCCCGCAGCGGCCCGGCATCGTCCACGCCATCACCCGATTCCTGTTCCAGCACAAGGGCGACATCGTCGAGCATCAGCAGTTCGACGACGCCGTGCGCGGTCAGCTCTACCTGCGGACGGCCTTCCAGGTCGACGGAGACTGCACCGAGGACCAGCTGATCGACGAGTTCGCCTCCACCGCAGACGAATTCGGCATGTCGTTCACGATCCGGGGGAACCGCGTGCCCCGGGTGCTCGTCATGGTGTCCAAGCAGGGACACTGCCTCAACGATCTGGTGTTCCGTTGGCGCTCAGGCACTCTCGACGGTGAGCTGGCGGCCGTGGTGTCCAACCACGACGACCTGCGATCCATGGCCGAGGCGGCGGGGCTGCCCTTCTACCGCATCCCCGTCACCGCGGAGAACAAGCCGCAGGCCGAGGCCCAATTGCTCAAACTCGTCGACGATCTGGACATCGACCTGGTGGTGCTGGCCCGCTACATGCAGGTGCTCTCCGACGAGGCGTGCACCGCGCTTTACGGCCGTGCCATCAACATCCACCACTCGTTCCTGCCGGGGTTCAAAGGCGCACGCCCGTATCAGCAGGCGTTCCAGCGGGGCGTCAAGCTGGTCGGTGCCACCGCGCACTACGTGACCCCCGAACTCGATGAGGGGCCGATCATCGAGCAGGAAGTGATCCGCATCGATCACACCTACGACGAGCGCGCGCTGGCCACCGTCGGCCGCGACGCCGAGGCACTGGCGCTGGCCCGGGCCGTGCGCTGGCACTGCCAAAGCCGGGTCCTGCTCAACGGACACAGCACCGTCGTCTTCCGCTGA
- a CDS encoding L-serine ammonia-lyase: MTVSVFELFKVGIGPSSSHTVGPMKAAYLFVSRLAAEGLIENTATVRCDLYGSLGATGHGHGSVKAVVLGLEGEQPQLVDPVAADPRVDAIRSEGQLRLAGTRPIRFDVDEDIVLHRRERLDFHSNGMVFHAFDAAGKQLERREYYSVGGGFVLDEDETGTRILVVDPTPVPYPFSSGAEMLRLTAETGMSISDLMMANEKVWRSEAEIRAGLLHIWDVMQQCVDRGTHVTGVLPGGLKVRRRAAELRERLENGGDEHDALRAMEWVTMYALAVNEENAAGGRVVTAPTNGAAGIIPAVLHYYRQFISSFSEDGVVRFLLTAGAIGLLFKENASISGAEVGCQGEVGSACSMAAAGLAEVLGATPAQVENAAEIGIEHNLGLTCDPVGGLVQIPCIERNAVGSIKAISAARMALHGDGTHHVSLDKAIKTMRETGADMSVKYKETARGGLALNVVELPLNVVEC, encoded by the coding sequence GTGACTGTCAGCGTTTTCGAGCTGTTCAAGGTGGGCATCGGCCCGTCCAGCTCCCACACGGTCGGGCCCATGAAGGCCGCGTATCTGTTCGTGTCGCGCCTCGCGGCCGAGGGCCTCATCGAGAACACCGCCACCGTGCGCTGCGACCTGTATGGCTCGCTCGGCGCCACCGGCCACGGCCACGGCAGCGTCAAGGCCGTCGTGCTGGGCCTGGAAGGCGAACAACCGCAACTGGTCGACCCGGTCGCGGCCGATCCGCGCGTCGACGCCATCCGCTCCGAAGGGCAGCTGCGGCTGGCGGGCACCCGCCCGATCCGGTTCGACGTCGACGAAGACATCGTGTTGCACCGCCGCGAACGCCTGGATTTCCACAGCAACGGCATGGTGTTCCACGCGTTCGACGCGGCGGGCAAGCAGCTGGAACGTCGCGAGTACTACTCCGTCGGCGGAGGTTTCGTTCTCGACGAGGATGAAACCGGCACCCGAATCCTGGTTGTCGACCCCACCCCCGTGCCGTACCCGTTCAGCAGCGGAGCCGAGATGCTGCGGCTCACCGCCGAAACCGGCATGAGCATCAGCGATCTCATGATGGCCAACGAGAAGGTGTGGCGCAGCGAGGCCGAGATCAGGGCGGGCCTGCTGCACATCTGGGACGTCATGCAGCAGTGCGTCGACCGCGGAACGCATGTGACCGGCGTGCTGCCCGGCGGGCTCAAGGTCCGCCGCCGCGCCGCCGAACTGCGCGAGCGGCTGGAGAACGGCGGCGACGAGCACGACGCACTGCGGGCGATGGAATGGGTGACCATGTACGCGCTGGCGGTCAACGAAGAGAATGCGGCTGGCGGTCGCGTCGTCACCGCGCCCACCAACGGTGCCGCCGGCATCATCCCCGCTGTCCTGCACTACTACCGCCAGTTCATCAGCAGCTTCAGCGAGGACGGCGTGGTGCGATTCTTGCTGACCGCAGGCGCAATCGGGTTGCTGTTCAAGGAGAATGCCTCCATATCCGGCGCCGAGGTGGGCTGCCAGGGGGAGGTGGGCTCCGCGTGCTCGATGGCGGCCGCCGGACTGGCCGAAGTGCTGGGCGCCACGCCCGCCCAGGTGGAGAACGCCGCCGAGATCGGCATCGAACACAACCTCGGCCTCACCTGCGACCCGGTCGGTGGCCTGGTCCAGATCCCGTGCATCGAGCGCAACGCCGTCGGCTCGATCAAGGCGATCAGCGCCGCCCGCATGGCCCTGCACGGCGACGGCACGCACCACGTGTCGTTGGACAAGGCGATCAAGACCATGCGTGAGACCGGCGCCGACATGAGCGTCAAGTACAAGGAGACCGCTCGTGGCGGCTTGGCGCTCAACGTCGTCGAGCTGCCGCTCAACGTGGTCGAGTGCTGA